The DNA segment TTGATAAATTTCTTCATCATCTTCATCATTTAAAAATTCTATCATTTCTTCGGAGTGATTTAGATAGTCAAGCATTGTGCTAAATTCGTCAAGTTCTTTTTTTATACTTTTTGATTCAGTAACTAATGTACTAGCAGTCTCGCTATCATTCCAAAAATCAGCATCAAGCATCATATTTTCTATTTCAGCTACTCTTTGCTCTTTTTCTTCTATCTTTAATGAAGTTTTGAACTCTGATATTTGTTTATTTACTTCTTCCAATTCTTTTTTAAGTTCTATAAGTTCCAAATTTGTTTACCTCACTGTATTTCGTTTAATATTATACAAGAATTTCTCTGAATATACAAGAAAGCTGAGAATAAAAACCATTTTTACTTATATAATAAAAAACGTTCAAAAAATTAGACTATTAATTCTAACTTTTCAAACGCTAATAAATTGTTATTTTTTCTCTACGCCACCAGCTTTTTTGATATTTTCCTCAACGTAGCATAATTTTCTTTCTTCACCTAAAGAAGAACCTTTAAGATGTAGACGATCTTTATCTTTATCAAAATCTACTTTATCAAAATCTAAATCCCATGTAATTACTACTTTGTCGTCTTTTTTCTCTACATTATACGTAAGACCTTTGATATCTTTATTTTTTTCATCAATTGATTTTTTGATAGATTCAAAAGCAAAATTACTATCCGCACCAAGATCTTTAATATTAGATATAGTTTTTATCTTGTTTACGACATCTCCTTTATAAATAATAGTTGTTTCATTTTCTTGACCATTTCCAAAAGTTGTAGTATATACTTTTGTTTTTTCGCTAGAACATGCTGTAAGCAAGAATAGTGTTGCAAGTAATGGTGTAATTAATTTTAATATTTTTTTCATTTTTTCACCTCAATATAATTTGTATTATTTTTTCTCAGTAGCGCCTTCTTTTTTAAGGTTATTTTCTACATTACTTAACTTTCTTTCATTTTCAAGTGTAGCAGAACCTGATAGATGGATTCTTCCTCTATATGTTTCAAAATCTAGTTTATTGTAGTCAGTTTCAGTAGTAAGAACAATTTTTCCATCTTTAATTTCAGCAGAGCGCGTATATCCATCGAAATTTGGTTTCTTTAAAAAAGATTTTTTGACTGTTTCTAGAGCGCTATCTAGGTTTGAAACATTATTATTTAGAGTTGAAACAGTAATGACTTTATTTACCGTATCGCCCTTATAATAAATAGTAGATACATGTTCTTGATTATTACTTGTTTCTGTATAAACTTTTGTCTTTTCCTTGCTACCACAAGCTGTTAATAATAGTGCAACAGATAAAAGTAAGGCACAGAATTTAAATATTTTTTTCATTATAACACCTCTTATTCTATTGTATTAGTATCCATTATATCACACTAAAATAATAAGTGAAAATAATAAGTGAAAATAATAAGTTAAAACGTTAATTTACTTTTTAACTTTAATTTAATAATATAAATTAAAATTACAAGAACAGTTATTTCAAGTGTTTGTTGCATAAAAAACAAAAGTCAAAAAAAGTCAAAAAAACTTTTCGAAAATCTATTGACTTTTTTTGACTAAAATGATATATTAATAATGTGATTAGCACTTGAGTGTCTTGAGTGCTAAAATCACAAATGAAGATAGGTGATGAAAATGTTAATAGACAGACAAGTACTTATTCTTCAATCTATAGTAGAAAATTTTATAACTACTAATCAACCTGTTGGATCTAAGCAACTAGCTGAGAATATCGATTTTAGTTCGGCGACTATCAGAAACGATATGAGCAAACTTGAGAAAGAAGGGTTGATAAAGAAAACACATATTTCATCAGGGCGTGTTCCGTCGGAAAAAGGTTATCGTTATTATGTAGATTATATAAAGAAAGAATATGAGCTTACTAATAATGATAATGAAAAATTAAAGGAACTTATAAGCGGTGATTATGTTTCAGAGGATAACTATTTAGAAAAAAATGCTATAATTTTATCTGATTTAACTGATTGTACGGCGGTTATACTTGCTCCGACAAAGACAGATAGGCGGATAAATAAAATAGAAGTTATACTCCTTAGTAGTAGAAGTATTCTTGTTAT comes from the Gemella morbillorum genome and includes:
- a CDS encoding DUF1307 domain-containing protein, giving the protein MKKILKLITPLLATLFLLTACSSEKTKVYTTTFGNGQENETTIIYKGDVVNKIKTISNIKDLGADSNFAFESIKKSIDEKNKDIKGLTYNVEKKDDKVVITWDLDFDKVDFDKDKDRLHLKGSSLGEERKLCYVEENIKKAGGVEKK
- a CDS encoding DUF1307 domain-containing protein — translated: MKKIFKFCALLLSVALLLTACGSKEKTKVYTETSNNQEHVSTIYYKGDTVNKVITVSTLNNNVSNLDSALETVKKSFLKKPNFDGYTRSAEIKDGKIVLTTETDYNKLDFETYRGRIHLSGSATLENERKLSNVENNLKKEGATEKK